A region from the Arachis ipaensis cultivar K30076 chromosome B01, Araip1.1, whole genome shotgun sequence genome encodes:
- the LOC107645951 gene encoding aspartic proteinase nepenthesin-2-like, with product MASTTILLLPLLFLLCSTLNLTPTKSHKSYSYINSINNNDGFSISLIHKDSPLSPLYNHSSSSLKGRGPMACLNMPTRLVGSSRLSQHLMNGDPPSSDVSAQVVYDRCQYIASFYIGTPPQQVYAFIDTASDITWTNARTAFHSSMSRTYRSLRCNDNTCKLLEKRTCNNKNDDEACTYKLEYEEGPSTYGVLSKDKFWFDADGPSGQHNSPRDVGVLSFGLNHDVSPVDFNGLDIHGSLGLSRDPPFSLIHQLGIKRFSHCFVRRSSGGSSSLHFGSKAVIHPEDATPLVQLPSNEVQLYYVDLEGISVGNTRVNIPPAIFKRTSDRRGGFLIDSASRYTMLRSDAYDAFLNLVKQMVTNVHVVPYPPEEQDKTIYKKEFCFTSTNSTERELLPRVTLHFAGGVDLQLINDVVYIEYVEPLWCLGILRSDSKDDVSFLGNIQMMNLNIGFDLENNKVSFTNTVCAASGYND from the exons ATGGCTTCCACCACCATTCTCTTACTTCCCCTTCTCTTTCTATTGTGCTCAACCTTGAACTTGACACCTACAAAATCACACAAGTCTTATTCTTATATCAACTCCATTAACAACAACGATGGCTTCTCAATTTCCCTCATCCATAAAGACTCACCTCTGTCTCCATTATACAATCATTCCTCAAGCTCCCTCAAAGGACGTGGCCCCATGGCATGCCTTAACATGCCAACAAGATTAGTAGGATCATCACGACTATCACAACACTTAATGAATGGCGATCCTCCCTCATCAGATGTGTCGGCACAAGTAGTGTACGACCGATGCCAATACATAGCCTCCTTTTACATTGGCACCCCGCCACAACAAGTGTACGCTTTTATCGATACAGCGAGTGATATAACTTGGACAAATGCAAGAACTGCATTCCACTCCTCCATGTCCAGAACTTACAGATCGCTACGGTGTAACGACAATACTTGCAAGCTTCTTGAAAAGAGAACTTGCAACAACAAAAATGATGATGAGGCATGTACGTACAAACTAGAATATGAGGAAGGTCCATCAACTTATGGTGTACTCTCAAAAGACAAGTTCTGGTTCGATGCCGATGGACCCTCTGGTCAGCATAATTCGCCGAGGGATGTTGGAGTCTTAAGCTTCGGCCTCAACCACGATGTAAGCCCCGTTGACTTCAATGGGTTGGACATCCATGGTTCTTTGGGCTTGAGCCGTGACCCTCCCTTTTCTTTGATCCATCAACTCGGAATTAAAAG GTTCTCACATTGCTTTGTGAGAAGATCTAGTGGAGGTAGCAGCAGCTTGCATTTCGGTTCAAAAGCAGTGATACATCCTGAAGATGCAACACCACTGGTGCAACTTCCAAGTAACGAAGTACAGCTTTATTATGTTGATCTAGAGGGAATCAGCGTTGGCAACACCAGAGTTAACATTCCTCCGGCGATCTTCAAGCGAACAAGCGATCGCCGCGGAGGATTCCTCATTGATTCCGCATCAAGGTACACAATGCTTAGAAGCGACGCTTATGATGCGTTTCTAAACTTGGTTAAACAAATGGTGACTAACGTGCATGTAGTACCGTATCCACCAGAAGAGCAAGACAAAACAATTTACAAGAAAGAGTTCTGCTTTACATCCACCAATAGCACTGAAAGAGAGTTGTTGCCAAGGGTGACGTTGCACTTCGCTGGTGGTGTTGATCTTCAGCTGATTAATGACGTTGTTTATATTGAATATGTTGAGCCTCTTTGGTGCCTTGGCATTCTTAGATCTGATTCCAAAGATGACGTGTCGTTCCTTGGGAATATTCAAATGATGAACTTGAATATTGGGTTTGATCTTGAGAACAATAAGGTTTCTTTCACAAATACAGTTTGTGCAGCTTCGGGGTATAATGAC